ACTATCATACACAGTGTGTACGTATATACCATGCAACAAGGGCTGAAATCgtgtttaaaaatttaaaaattgtattttacaTTTCACGATCTCAATGGGGTGTCTATGGCAGTGTGTGATAAGCTGTGTGCACCAAGATTTACCGTTACTTACATTGTGAGTTGATTAATGTGTTACAATGCTATACTGCTATACAGTTTTGATTCATATCCATCAACTGCTATACTTCCTATTTCAAACTAAGAGAGATCTACGAAAAGCTTTTGTActaaaatcattttaatttttcttccttATAATTTGGAGGGGAACAAAAAcagaagggaaaaaagaaagaatatacaGATGGACTGGaatatttagccaaaagaacaaaaaagaaaagaagaatatacAGGCTAGCTGCTTTTCTTCTCTAATCTTTGGATACAGAAATTTGACTTACCCGTGACTTGGAGTTGCAGATTTTGAGCTTGCCCcatgttgagagagagagagagagagcctttttgcacaaataaattgaaacagggagagagagagagagagccttttTGCACAAATAAATTGAAACATGCACTTGAACTGCATGCAATTTATGGTGTAACGGTTGTCCAACTCCAGTGATGTTAGGTCTTATTCCATAATTAACACGTTGCATCATTTTAAACATTTATAGCTTCTcaacaattgaaaaataatatggGCTCAATCACAATCATGATCCAATATCATGATAGATGTGGTTTAATTCGATGATTTATATTTCTTGGTATGAGTTTTTAAGTTGTAtggatttcattttattttactttttttaagtAGTACGATAAATATCATTAAACTATGTTGGGATTTTGGCAAAATTATACCATTTTGCAGTAACTTTTTGTAAGTAAATCATCAATGCAATTGCCAATTTCACTTAAAAATTCATAGTTTGCTTGATTTGCTTCAATTGAATATATGCTTCCATTACAGGACTATATGAGAATTAATTTACCCTAGAACTCCCATGATTTGTTTAGATAGGCATGCCTTGTTGAAGATCTTACGCTTTTTAAATGTGGGAAatgaaatttgagagagagagagaaagagagagggagatcaAGTTTATACACTTGAAAACTTAGCAGGTATATGGATTGCATGCAACATGCATGGTGGGTGATACCGATGGGTTTCCAGTAACTATAATAGTATAATGTGCAGTTTTATTCCATAACTAACACGTTATTGCAcatttaaaacattttctttttgataatatttGAAATGGTTATATCATATGAATGGTGTCACCATATCATTTGAATCATGTTAGCCTTTATTATTAATAGTTATAATAAGTGGGTAGGGGAATTTGTATCCTAATTCTCCTTATTAATAAATCAGATTAGGTAATGCCACTAAACTACAAAGTGAACAATTACACAATAAATTaggaagaagaatgagagatatgGTAGAGATAAGTCTTACTAGAGTATCTGCTTGACTAATACTACTTAGCCATTCCATACGAGTAGAAAGATTCGAAAATCTTCTTTTGTAGAAAATTAGCCTTACATTGATCTTAAGCCTATCTTATGCATTAATAATTGTAGTCAAAATAAAGCAAACCTTATTCATGATCCATTAACCTCTTGTAGTGAGGAGGCATTGGAagcttcatttttatttctatctTCAAGCTTGGACTTAAGATCATCAAGGTACTGCTGATAGACATACGAAACAAAACCCCAAATAGCCAAAACCATGGAGATCACCTTAATTCCACCCATTTTTTCATGGAAAAAGATCACAGCTAGAACCGGAACAATAGGCAAACCCAAAACACTTATGGCATTGGAGAATAAGGAAGACACCTCAAAAATCAAACCTACACAACCTACAGCAAAAACATCCCACATTAAAGCTGTCCAAACCAAAGTCATGATATAGGATACTTTTCCTAGTTCAAACTCCTCCATCTCTGTTTTTAAACCTTTCCACTCTCCACTACCAAAAAGTCCCACCAAAGCACCTAAGGTTGCAACCAGAGACTGATAGATTATCAAGTCCATGACCGCTGTAAATGTCTCCTTTTTTAGAACATTTTTGAAGGCGACCTGTGTGAGTGAAAGCACCAAACCATATCCAGCAGATGCACCAATAGTGCATATTAACCCAATTACATACTTTCCTTTAGAAACTTTGGAAGAATCTGAAGAAGGGTTTGTTTCAAAAACTAGGAGGATGGAGGATATAGTGAGAAGGACTAGAGAATTGACTATCAAAGGAGTGAACTTTTGTGAGTTaaggaagaaggagaaaaaagcATTGAAGGCCAACTGTGATGCACAAATGAGAGAGTAAGTAGATACAGGAAGGTACATTAGCCCACTTGAATACAAGAAGCAATCTGCAACAAGAAGTAGACCAAGTGATACATAAACTGATACAAGTACCAAGGTGGATGGTGGCTTAGGGTGGATAGTGGTGGCAGTActgtttgttttgagttttttgagtGATGGGATGAAATAGTAGGGAAGAAGGACAGGGAAGCCTATGAGTTGCACAGCCGTTCCCAACCATTTGCTCTTTCCACCTTTGTCATAATATAATCTCCCCAAGAGTAATGATATTGACTGGCCAGAGAGGAGAAAGAGTATGTACATGGTTATTCGGAGCCACCATCCATAATTTCTAGGCTGAGTGGTTGTTGATTGGCTGGTGACATTTGTATGCTCTGTTGTTGAGTTTGCTTCTTTGGGTTCCAACTGAGCTGCTAAGATCATATTGAAAGGACAATTATAGTTGGAAAAAGATATCAAGTGTTAAAAAATGgcatcttttattattattattattattattattattattattattattattatttatttatttttagtttattttggtaaaccacattttaaaaaaaaaaaaaaattgatcccCTCTTTTAAAAGATAGCATATGGAACTATAGGTATACATAATACTCCTCTCACATAAAGGTTAGATCCACCCACCATTATGTGAAATGAAAATTACATGACATCTTTTTTCGTTTTCTAGAGTACTACAACAAATAAATAACCTCCAAAACAATCCCAACGCACAAATTAATTGGCATAATATcagcatttttttatatttttaaatgaattttgtgcagagtaaaatttatatacaatatCTTAAGTGTAGTACACTAGGTTCTCTAATTGAATTAAAACacttggtttatatatatatctatatatatatatatatatatatatatatatttaatactcCTCAAAAAATATAACACTATTTATGTCTTATTGGTCAAAACAACTAGATGtatgaatttaattggagaatCTAATATAGTGtgtataattttacaatttttaaaaaggtCTTTCATCCAAGCTTTAATAACCAAgatttaaaaaacataatcgAACTGGCCAGTTTGACCAGTTCAATCAAGAACCGGCCACTGATCTGGTCCAGTAAAATTGCCCATAATCGGCTAGAATAAGTCAACGATCGGAAAAAATTGGTCAAAAATCGGGAACCCGGTGCCAAACCGACTCATTTAATGGTTcgttttttaaaaccatgttaATAACAcactttattttttctaaccAGAAATGATATATAGTTCTTGATTtccctttctattttttttttatcctttttcttaATAATGGTTAGAGAGTAcgatcattttttttcaacatttaatAATGAAAGTTATACAAATAATATTACGTTGTCATATCCTATATGGCACTTAATTCCAAatctaaaaaacataaaatgttagggaaaaatgttatatatataactttgagaatgaaaaaatgataaattgatGACTATGACAAGAGAAAAATCTTATTTCTTTGAGAAAATGCAAAAACCAATCATTTTGATACAAAAATAGTGCATTCAATTAGGCTTTATGGAAAATacttaatattatattttactcactagataattttcaaattataaatttttatctgCTCTCTTTATAATATCAAGATCCAaacatacaaacatatatatttataattttaattcttataaCTAAATTTAGTAATTCAACtaggaaaaatataaataaaactgaaaacaatataTGTACTTTCAAACCCAAAGTTTTAGCATTTTGTAgtcaagaaaacaaaattattcataagagtgatccaaataaaattttcttttgaaaattaatttcagAAAGAAAGAGTGAAGACATAGGGGTGAGACTTGAGAGCTCTTGTCTCTATCAGTATCGTAGGTAGATTGAAGACCTAAAGGAACTGGTAGTCTATTAACAAGTTAACAACACTTTAATTATGTTAATTGAAGGCTTCAAAATTGTAGCACCACATATATTTAGGTATCTATTATCTAAAAAGGTCTTttaacctatatatatataaactaaaaatgtttttttatgatTGGGCCATGAGTGTAAGATATTTGGTAATTTGCATTTTTGGGTTCTCTATGGGACAACTTAATTTTTAAGAGAGAATTAActaaaaatgtttatttttttatgattgggCCATGAGTGTAAGGTATTTGGTAATATGCATTTTTGGGTTCTCTATGGGCCAACTTAATTTTTAAGAGAGAATTAGATATCATTTTTGGAAGGCTAAACTTcaagttttaaataaatatactataaaataatttaactatataaattgttcaaaaaaaatcCTTGTGGCCAAGGCCATGATCCACTTGGCCTCaatatacttccttccctgccTAGGATGCTTCTTCACTTAGCATAGGTGGCATCTTCATCGCTATGAATATAGATAATAGGcatgcataatatatatatatatatatatatatatatatatatatatatatatatatatatatataattacatcCTGGAGATATTCTATTATAGAAATGCGATTTTTCTGACAGAATTCTGTCAATATAAGAGAAAATAACCATATATTGTTCTTTAAGACAAGGATTTCTTCAAAGATGATGTATCATGTTCaagttcaattattttattgctGGACAGTTCTTAAAATATCTATCAGTTACTATCATAGCAGCAGTAAGTTCAGAATTACAGAAACAAACTTCTTTaccaaaatcaaattaaatatcTCTCTATCCCTTGTAACTTTGACTACTGCAAGGCCAAAATTTTTATGGTTTAACTGACACCTCCCTATACAATTCATGCTCTAGAgggaaaaaagttaaaattgtgGGATTAAAATTGTAActatctttaaaaaatgaaaataaaaaaaaaacttcttaaaAACTACAAACTACAAACAATAAACTTCTTGCTCTTTGgtaataaatttatgaaaatatgaCTTACTCATGATATGGAGCTGAAGTTCTTGAGCTTCTTTCATGTCAAATTTGAATGAGTTCAAAGATGTTCCAGAGAGATAGAGTTGgggagagagagtgtgtgtacACAATAAGTGAATCATGTACATTTATAACTTGTATTCTGGCAATAAATGGGTGTCGCGGTCCCATAAACAATAATGGTCACCGTTTCTTCTTATCATTTCAGAGATATTCAAGGGAGAACCAAGTGCATCCAAGTCATTGGAGCAAAGCGGTGGGGATATATTcgaaaatattaaaatctttttttgttgatgtcAAATTGAGTTGCCATAGCCCCACTAAATGTTTGTATGGCTATCAATTTCCTATAAAAATCACTATTAAGTTGTCCTATTAAGactataatgatttttttttgtttgttgcttcttgTTTTCTGTCCGATTATGGGAATGACTTGTTAATTATCATCTTGTGGGAAGTGattaaaagagagaggaaaaagaagagatttaatttaaactaattaataACCTTCACTTCTTCATGTTCATGACAGAGTAAGTGTTACTGGTTCCAAATATTTAGTAATTTGGCATcctaaaaagttattttatcttttttaccacctcattttacaaaacactcaacattagtgattttattttagcattcaacacaataaaataatataaacaacataataaaataatatatctactacaataaacaactaCCACgactaatacaataaaataatatatcttttaataaaatgttaGGTTTGCTCCACTGATGCAGTCCACTAATGCTATATTTTGATggtaaatttaa
The sequence above is drawn from the Castanea sativa cultivar Marrone di Chiusa Pesio chromosome 5, ASM4071231v1 genome and encodes:
- the LOC142636227 gene encoding putative purine permease 10 isoform X1 produces the protein MYMIHLLCTHTLSPQLYLSGTSLNSFKFDMKEAQELQLHIMTAQLEPKEANSTTEHTNVTSQSTTTQPRNYGWWLRITMYILFLLSGQSISLLLGRLYYDKGGKSKWLGTAVQLIGFPVLLPYYFIPSLKKLKTNSTATTIHPKPPSTLVLVSVYVSLGLLLVADCFLYSSGLMYLPVSTYSLICASQLAFNAFFSFFLNSQKFTPLIVNSLVLLTISSILLVFETNPSSDSSKVSKGKYVIGLICTIGASAGYGLVLSLTQVAFKNVLKKETFTAVMDLIIYQSLVATLGALVGLFGSGEWKGLKTEMEEFELGKVSYIMTLVWTALMWDVFAVGCVGLIFEVSSLFSNAISVLGLPIVPVLAVIFFHEKMGGIKVISMVLAIWGFVSYVYQQYLDDLKSKLEDRNKNEASNASSLQEVNGS
- the LOC142636227 gene encoding putative purine permease 10 isoform X2; protein product: MYMIHLLCTHTLSPQLYLSGTSLNSFKFDMKEAQELQLHIMTQLEPKEANSTTEHTNVTSQSTTTQPRNYGWWLRITMYILFLLSGQSISLLLGRLYYDKGGKSKWLGTAVQLIGFPVLLPYYFIPSLKKLKTNSTATTIHPKPPSTLVLVSVYVSLGLLLVADCFLYSSGLMYLPVSTYSLICASQLAFNAFFSFFLNSQKFTPLIVNSLVLLTISSILLVFETNPSSDSSKVSKGKYVIGLICTIGASAGYGLVLSLTQVAFKNVLKKETFTAVMDLIIYQSLVATLGALVGLFGSGEWKGLKTEMEEFELGKVSYIMTLVWTALMWDVFAVGCVGLIFEVSSLFSNAISVLGLPIVPVLAVIFFHEKMGGIKVISMVLAIWGFVSYVYQQYLDDLKSKLEDRNKNEASNASSLQEVNGS